The following are from one region of the Panthera uncia isolate 11264 unplaced genomic scaffold, Puncia_PCG_1.0 HiC_scaffold_318, whole genome shotgun sequence genome:
- the LOC125917936 gene encoding TBC1 domain family member 13 isoform X1 has protein sequence MSSLHKSRIADFQDVLKEPTIALEKLRELSFSGIPCEGGLRCLCWKILLNYLPLERASWTSILAKQRELYSQFLREMIIQPGIAKANMGVSREDVTFEDHPLNPNPDSRWNTYFKDNEVLLQIDKDVRRLCPDISFFQRATEYPCLLILDPQNEFETLRKRVEQTTLKSQTVARNRSGVTNMCSPHKNSTPSSLNEYEVLPNGCEAHWEVVERILFIYAKLNPGIAYVQGMNEIVGPLYYTFATDPNSEWKEHAEADTFFCFTNLMAEIRDNFIKSLDDSQCGITYKMEKVYSTLKDKDMELYLKLQEQNIKPQFFAFRWLTLLLSQEFLLPDVIRIWDSLFADDNRFDFLLLVCCAMLILIREQLLEGDFTVNMRLLQDYPITDVCQILQKAKELQDSK, from the exons ATGTCGAGTCTGCACAAGAGCAG GATTGCAGATTTCCAGGATGTCCTGAAGGAGCCCACGATCGCTTTGGAAAAGCTTCGGGAACTCAGTTTTAGTG GCATCCCCTGTGAGGGTGGACTTCGGTGCCTCTGCTGGAAG ATTCTCTTGAACTACCTCCCCTTGGAGAGAGCCTCATGGACCTCCATTCTGGCCAAGCAGAG GGAGCTGTATTCTCAGTTCCTGAGGGAAATGATTATCCAACCTGGCATTGCCAAGGCCAACATGGGTGTGTCCAGGGAGGATGTGACCTTTGAGGACCAT CCACTCAACCCCAACCCCGACAGCCGCTGGAACACATACTTCAAGGACAACGAGGTGCTGCTGCAAATCGACAAAGACGTCCG GAGGTTGTGCCCAGATATATCTTTCTTCCAGAGAGCCACCGAGTACCCCTGCCTCCTTATCCTGGACCCCCAGAATGAGTTTGAGACCCTTCGTAAACGGGTGGAACAGACGACGCTGAAATCGCAGACAGTGGCCCGGAACCGGAGCGGAGTCACAAAT aTGTGCTCCCCACACAAGAACTCCACGCCCTCTTCCCTGAACGAGTATGAGGTGCTGCCCAACGGCTGCGAGGCCCACTGGGAGGTGGTGGAGCGCATCCTGTTCATCTACGCCAAGCTCAATCCTGGCATCGCTTACGTGCAGGGCATGAACGAGATCGTGGGGCCCCTCTACTATACCTTTGCCACCGACCCCAACAGCGAGTGGAAAG AGCACGCCGAAGCGGACACCTTTTTCTGCTTCACCAACCTCATGGCTGAGATCCGGGACAACTTCATCAAGAGCCTGGACGACTCCCAATGTGGCATCACCTACAAGATGGAAAAGGTGTACTCCACCTTGAAGGATAAAGACATGGAGCTCTACCTGAAACTG CAAGAGCAGAACATCAAGCCCCAGTTCTTTGCCTTCCGCTGGCTGACACTGCTGCTGTCCCAGGAGTTCTTGCTGCCTGACGTCATCCGTATCTGGGACTCCCTCTTCGCCGACGACAACCGCTTCGACTTCCTCCTCCTGGTGTGCTGTGCCATGCTCAT ACTGATCCGGGAGCAGCTGCTGGAAGGGGACTTCACCGTAAACATGCGGCTCCTGCAG GATTACCCCATCACAGATGTCTGCCAGATCCTTCAGAAAGCCAAGGAACTCCAAGACTCCAAGTAG
- the LOC125917936 gene encoding TBC1 domain family member 13 isoform X2 has translation MIIQPGIAKANMGVSREDVTFEDHPLNPNPDSRWNTYFKDNEVLLQIDKDVRRLCPDISFFQRATEYPCLLILDPQNEFETLRKRVEQTTLKSQTVARNRSGVTNMCSPHKNSTPSSLNEYEVLPNGCEAHWEVVERILFIYAKLNPGIAYVQGMNEIVGPLYYTFATDPNSEWKEHAEADTFFCFTNLMAEIRDNFIKSLDDSQCGITYKMEKVYSTLKDKDMELYLKLQEQNIKPQFFAFRWLTLLLSQEFLLPDVIRIWDSLFADDNRFDFLLLVCCAMLILIREQLLEGDFTVNMRLLQDYPITDVCQILQKAKELQDSK, from the exons ATGATTATCCAACCTGGCATTGCCAAGGCCAACATGGGTGTGTCCAGGGAGGATGTGACCTTTGAGGACCAT CCACTCAACCCCAACCCCGACAGCCGCTGGAACACATACTTCAAGGACAACGAGGTGCTGCTGCAAATCGACAAAGACGTCCG GAGGTTGTGCCCAGATATATCTTTCTTCCAGAGAGCCACCGAGTACCCCTGCCTCCTTATCCTGGACCCCCAGAATGAGTTTGAGACCCTTCGTAAACGGGTGGAACAGACGACGCTGAAATCGCAGACAGTGGCCCGGAACCGGAGCGGAGTCACAAAT aTGTGCTCCCCACACAAGAACTCCACGCCCTCTTCCCTGAACGAGTATGAGGTGCTGCCCAACGGCTGCGAGGCCCACTGGGAGGTGGTGGAGCGCATCCTGTTCATCTACGCCAAGCTCAATCCTGGCATCGCTTACGTGCAGGGCATGAACGAGATCGTGGGGCCCCTCTACTATACCTTTGCCACCGACCCCAACAGCGAGTGGAAAG AGCACGCCGAAGCGGACACCTTTTTCTGCTTCACCAACCTCATGGCTGAGATCCGGGACAACTTCATCAAGAGCCTGGACGACTCCCAATGTGGCATCACCTACAAGATGGAAAAGGTGTACTCCACCTTGAAGGATAAAGACATGGAGCTCTACCTGAAACTG CAAGAGCAGAACATCAAGCCCCAGTTCTTTGCCTTCCGCTGGCTGACACTGCTGCTGTCCCAGGAGTTCTTGCTGCCTGACGTCATCCGTATCTGGGACTCCCTCTTCGCCGACGACAACCGCTTCGACTTCCTCCTCCTGGTGTGCTGTGCCATGCTCAT ACTGATCCGGGAGCAGCTGCTGGAAGGGGACTTCACCGTAAACATGCGGCTCCTGCAG GATTACCCCATCACAGATGTCTGCCAGATCCTTCAGAAAGCCAAGGAACTCCAAGACTCCAAGTAG